A region from the Coffea eugenioides isolate CCC68of unplaced genomic scaffold, Ceug_1.0 ScVebR1_62;HRSCAF=308, whole genome shotgun sequence genome encodes:
- the LOC113758653 gene encoding uncharacterized protein LOC113758653: MKMMKAVKMLKFWSRKQKKKKNKKKKALFIDNPPPPPCHCQYQYYCPPYEPSAPPLPTLSSSSSWVEYDHEAQNTVYANSKFISFTSSNPAQVQDPAFGPQDFGSVPQPRPQDPTMPAAASITSYQQYMVPNPAYGVPLLPQVRRERRGGAFECMFAFGAHLFRCFFPCFHIREAKR, from the coding sequence ATGAAGATGATGAAGGCCGTGAAGATGCTCAAGTTCTGGTCAAGaaagcagaagaagaagaagaataagaagaagaagGCATTGTTCATTGAtaacccaccaccaccaccatgcCATTGTCAGTACCAATATTACTGTCCGCCGTATGAGCCCTCTGCCCCACCATTACCAACattatcatcttcatcatcatggGTTGAGTACGATCACGAGGCTCAAAACACCGTCTATGCAAACTCTAAGTTCATCTCATTTACCTCATCAAACCCAGCTCAAGTTCAAGATCCCGCATTTGGTCCACAAGACTTCGGTTCGGTTCCACAACCCAGACCGCAAGATCCTACAATGCCAGCTGCTGCCAGCATTACTTCCTATCAGCAGTACATGGTGCCAAATCCTGCTTACGGTGTTCCACTTCTACCTCAAGTTCGAAGAGAAAGGAGGGGTGGAGCTTTTGAATGCATGTTTGCCTTCGGGGCTCATTTGTTTCGTTGCTTCTTTCCATGCTTCCACATTCGGGAAGCCAAAAGGTGA